The Balearica regulorum gibbericeps isolate bBalReg1 chromosome 5, bBalReg1.pri, whole genome shotgun sequence genome window below encodes:
- the CDKN1C gene encoding cyclin-dependent kinase inhibitor 1C, translated as MSNVHLSGAAALERISARRALAGHGRSPVCRSLFGPVDHEELGRELRNRLREMGEDDQRRWDYNFHTDTPLPGPGRLRWEEVEGGAVPAFYRETLQVGRRRVPLHRAPPSPPPPPPAAAGKGPGGRLSRENRSAPRRRGMRLRRRSPTARITDFFARRKRPAEPKVAAERPAGCPPPPAAVPAEQTPRKRLR; from the exons ATGTCCAACGTGCACCTCTCCGGCGCCGCCGCCCTGGAGCGCATCTCTGCCCGGCGAGCCCTGGCCGGGCACGGCCGCAGCCCCGTCTGTAGGAGCCTCTTCGGGCCGGTGGACCACGAGGAGCTGGGCCGGGAGCTGCGGAACCGCCTGCGGGAGATGGGGGAGGACGACCAGCGCCGCTGGGACTACAACTTCCACACCGACACGCCGCTGCCGGGGCCCGGCCGCCTGCgctgggaggaggtggagggcGGCGCCGTGCCCGCTTTCTACCGGGAGACGCTGCAGGTGGGGCGGCGCCGCGTCCCCCTCCACCGGGCGCccccctcgccgccgccgccgccacccgccgccgccggcaAGGGGCCCGGGGGACGCCTGAGCCGGGAGAaccgctccgcgccccgccgccgagGCATGCGGCTCCGCCGGAGGAGCCCGACCGCCCGCATCACAG ATTTCTTCGCGAGGAGGAAAAGGCCGGCGGAGCCCAAGGTGGCGGCGGAGCGCCCCGCCggctgcccgccgccccccgccgccgtgCCGGCTGAGCAGACCCCCCGCAAGCGGCTCCGGTGA